Proteins encoded within one genomic window of Sphingomonas sp. KRR8:
- a CDS encoding ABC transporter ATP-binding protein, translating into MIELKNISKTYMTRSGPVRVLKDVNLTVDRGERVGILGRNGAGKSTMIRLISGAELPTGGTVYRDMSVSWPLAFGGAFQGTLTGYDNLRFICRVYGVDWHDKKAYVEEFSELGIYLREPVKSYSSGMRARLAFAISMVIEFDCFLIDEIIAVGDTRFHHKCGEELFVKRGDRAMIIVSHEASYIREHCNRAAVLHQGELVHFDDIDAAYDFYTGASQTAAAA; encoded by the coding sequence ATGATCGAGCTCAAGAATATCAGCAAGACGTACATGACGCGCTCGGGGCCCGTTCGTGTGCTGAAGGATGTGAACCTGACTGTCGATCGCGGTGAGCGCGTCGGCATCCTTGGCCGCAACGGCGCTGGCAAGTCGACCATGATTCGGCTGATCAGCGGTGCCGAACTGCCAACCGGCGGAACGGTCTACCGGGACATGAGCGTCTCTTGGCCACTGGCATTCGGCGGCGCGTTCCAGGGCACGCTGACAGGCTACGATAATTTGCGGTTCATCTGCCGGGTCTACGGCGTCGATTGGCACGACAAGAAGGCTTACGTCGAGGAGTTCTCCGAGCTCGGCATCTACCTGCGCGAGCCGGTGAAAAGCTATTCATCCGGCATGCGGGCAAGGCTTGCCTTCGCCATCTCAATGGTGATCGAGTTCGACTGCTTCCTGATCGACGAGATCATCGCCGTCGGCGACACGCGATTCCACCACAAGTGCGGCGAGGAATTGTTTGTGAAGCGCGGCGACAGGGCCATGATCATCGTTTCTCACGAAGCCAGCTACATCCGCGAACATTGCAACCGCGCCGCCGTTCTGCACCAGGGCGAGCTGGTGCATTTCGACGATATCGACGCCGCCTACGACTTCTATACCGGGGCAAGCCAGACGGCAGCGGCGGCGTGA
- a CDS encoding KpsF/GutQ family sugar-phosphate isomerase, whose product MDMNKAQTSSEAIASSAERMIAIGRDVIEMEASALGLLADALDEDFARAVELLVATRQRVIVSGMGKSGHIGRKVAATLASTGTPALFVHPAEAAHGDLGMIAQGDLLLLISNSGATPELRAVIDHAKRIDCPIIAIGSQNASPMMRSANVRLLIPAVREACPVNIAPTTSTTVMLALGDALAIAVMRTRGLSRERLKLLHPGGAIGERLAPVENLMHLGDALPLVSPDMPMSKVVVEISAKGFGIAGVVADGRLVGVITDGDLRRHSENLFSHVASEVMSTEPKTVSEGTRCEIALELLQQHRITAIFVTAHDDPLRPIGLVHIHDLARPRHG is encoded by the coding sequence ATGGACATGAACAAGGCCCAGACCAGCAGCGAGGCAATCGCCTCCAGCGCTGAGCGGATGATCGCCATCGGGCGCGATGTGATCGAGATGGAAGCGTCCGCGCTGGGCTTGCTGGCCGACGCGTTGGATGAGGACTTCGCGCGCGCGGTCGAGCTTCTGGTCGCCACCCGTCAGCGGGTCATCGTCAGTGGGATGGGCAAGTCCGGTCACATCGGCCGCAAAGTGGCGGCGACCCTTGCCTCCACCGGAACTCCCGCACTGTTCGTCCATCCGGCCGAGGCGGCGCATGGCGATCTCGGCATGATCGCCCAGGGCGACCTGTTGCTGCTGATCTCCAACAGCGGGGCCACGCCCGAGCTTCGGGCGGTGATCGATCATGCCAAGCGCATCGATTGCCCGATCATCGCCATTGGGTCGCAGAACGCGTCGCCGATGATGCGATCGGCCAATGTCCGGCTGCTCATCCCGGCCGTCCGCGAGGCCTGTCCGGTGAATATCGCGCCGACCACCTCGACCACCGTCATGCTCGCCTTGGGGGACGCGCTGGCGATTGCCGTGATGCGGACCCGCGGCCTGTCACGCGAGCGCCTCAAGCTGCTTCACCCGGGCGGCGCGATTGGCGAACGGCTGGCGCCGGTGGAGAACCTCATGCATCTCGGCGACGCGCTGCCGCTGGTCTCGCCCGACATGCCGATGAGCAAGGTGGTGGTGGAGATCAGCGCCAAGGGCTTCGGCATTGCCGGCGTGGTCGCCGACGGGCGCCTCGTCGGGGTCATTACCGACGGCGACCTTCGCCGCCACAGCGAGAACTTGTTCAGCCATGTCGCGTCCGAGGTGATGAGCACCGAGCCCAAGACCGTCAGCGAGGGAACCCGCTGCGAGATCGCGCTTGAACTGCTTCAGCAGCACCGGATCACGGCGATCTTCGTGACCGCACATGACGATCCGCTGAGGCCGATTGGCCTCGTGCACATTCACGATCTGGCGCGGCCCAGGCATGGCTGA
- a CDS encoding glycosyltransferase family 1 protein, with product MVRALWLELSRRGHPGVDFCPVYAGAGHGYLHARWGAEAERPTLTRQTVVAQPGDQFLGLDLAAHYVPHCAEQLAEWRRAGVSINFVVYDLLPLSRPDWFNRPTVRHFRRWFTAITAHGDRLLCISDAVAGQVRDRLGTRDNPEIGRLFLSGDLAHSRPSTGVCGNVEQLLKDLSGVPTLLMVGTVEPRKGHAEALRAMEYLWAERGDKAPSLLILGKAGWKTDELQQQIRGHREFGRRLQWVEGASDEALDRAYKDASALLLATRSEGFGLPLVEATRHRKWVLARDLPVFREQNLGNVHYFRDDRPPALAASIELIMAAAARSAPPVQQLPTWSECADRLLSEMGIDSAPNVAGDEQPSMRVTAVR from the coding sequence GTGGTTCGCGCGCTCTGGCTGGAGCTTAGCCGCCGCGGTCATCCCGGCGTCGACTTCTGTCCTGTCTATGCGGGAGCCGGGCACGGCTATCTGCACGCCCGCTGGGGCGCCGAGGCGGAGCGGCCCACGCTCACCCGCCAGACGGTGGTGGCGCAACCTGGCGACCAGTTCCTCGGCCTCGACCTTGCTGCCCATTATGTTCCGCACTGCGCCGAACAGCTGGCGGAGTGGCGCCGCGCCGGCGTGTCCATCAACTTCGTCGTCTACGATTTGCTGCCCTTGAGCAGGCCCGACTGGTTCAATCGTCCAACCGTTCGTCACTTCCGTCGGTGGTTCACGGCCATCACCGCGCACGGCGACCGGCTTTTATGCATCTCCGACGCCGTCGCCGGGCAAGTGCGCGACCGGCTCGGCACGCGTGACAATCCGGAGATCGGCCGCCTCTTCCTCAGTGGTGATCTGGCCCATTCGCGGCCATCGACAGGGGTGTGCGGAAACGTCGAACAGCTGCTCAAGGATCTGAGCGGGGTTCCGACGCTGCTGATGGTCGGAACGGTGGAGCCCCGCAAGGGTCATGCCGAAGCACTGCGGGCGATGGAATATCTTTGGGCGGAGCGGGGGGACAAGGCGCCCTCATTGCTGATCCTTGGCAAGGCCGGGTGGAAGACTGACGAACTGCAGCAGCAGATCCGGGGTCATCGCGAATTTGGCCGCCGGCTCCAGTGGGTGGAGGGCGCCAGCGATGAAGCGCTCGATCGCGCCTATAAGGACGCGTCGGCGCTGCTGCTGGCAACCCGCAGCGAAGGCTTCGGCCTTCCGCTGGTAGAGGCGACCCGCCACCGCAAATGGGTGCTCGCCCGCGACCTCCCGGTTTTCCGGGAGCAGAACCTGGGCAATGTTCACTACTTCCGCGACGACCGGCCACCTGCGCTTGCCGCCTCGATCGAACTGATCATGGCCGCGGCTGCGCGTTCCGCGCCGCCTGTTCAGCAGCTTCCAACCTGGTCTGAGTGCGCCGACCGTTTGCTGTCGGAGATGGGGATCGATTCCGCCCCGAATGTCGCCGGTGACGAGCAGCCGTCGATGCGGGTAACGGCGGTTCGATGA
- the gmd gene encoding GDP-mannose 4,6-dehydratase, whose product MTTAIITGVTGQDGAYLAELLLSKGYTVYGTYRRTSSVNFWRMEELGIDQHPNLHLVEFDLTDLSGAIRLLQQTGAKEIYNLAAQSFVGVSFDQPVTTAEITGIGPLNLLEAIRIVDPSVRFYQASTSEMFGKVQAVPQREDTPFYPRSPYGVAKLYAHWITVNYRESYGIHGSSGILFNHESPLRGREFVTRKITDSVAKIRLGKLDCLRLGNLDAKRDWGFAREYVEGMWRMLQADEPDTFVLATNRTETVRDFVAMAFKAADYDVEFRGSGEEEIAVDAATGKTVMRIDPRYYRPAEVELLIGDPAKATEKLGWRPQTSLEELCRMMVEADLRRNKAGASF is encoded by the coding sequence ATGACTACCGCGATCATCACCGGCGTAACCGGCCAGGACGGCGCCTACCTGGCCGAACTTCTGCTTTCCAAGGGCTACACCGTCTACGGCACCTACCGGCGCACCAGCTCGGTCAACTTCTGGCGCATGGAAGAGCTGGGGATCGATCAGCATCCCAATCTCCACCTGGTCGAGTTCGACCTGACGGACCTGTCCGGCGCCATTCGCCTGCTTCAGCAGACCGGCGCGAAGGAGATCTACAATCTGGCGGCGCAGAGCTTCGTCGGCGTGTCGTTCGACCAGCCGGTGACCACCGCCGAAATCACCGGGATCGGCCCGCTCAACCTGCTGGAGGCGATCCGAATCGTCGACCCGTCGGTCCGCTTCTACCAGGCATCGACGTCGGAGATGTTCGGCAAGGTCCAGGCCGTGCCACAGCGCGAGGACACGCCTTTCTACCCGCGCAGCCCCTATGGCGTCGCCAAGCTCTACGCCCATTGGATTACGGTCAACTACCGCGAAAGCTATGGCATTCACGGCAGCAGCGGCATCCTTTTCAATCACGAAAGTCCGCTTCGTGGCCGCGAGTTCGTGACCCGCAAGATCACTGACTCCGTCGCCAAGATCCGCCTCGGCAAGCTCGACTGCCTCCGCCTCGGTAACCTGGACGCCAAGCGCGACTGGGGTTTCGCCAGGGAATATGTCGAGGGCATGTGGCGGATGCTCCAGGCCGATGAGCCGGACACCTTCGTCCTCGCGACCAACCGCACCGAGACGGTACGCGATTTCGTGGCGATGGCGTTCAAGGCCGCCGATTATGACGTGGAGTTTCGCGGATCCGGTGAGGAGGAGATCGCGGTCGATGCGGCCACCGGCAAGACGGTGATGCGGATCGATCCGCGCTACTACCGGCCGGCCGAAGTCGAACTGCTGATCGGCGACCCGGCCAAGGCTACCGAGAAGCTCGGCTGGCGGCCCCAGACCAGCCTCGAGGAGCTTTGCCGAATGATGGTGGAGGCCGACCTCCGCCGCAACAAGGCCGGCGCTTCCTTCTGA
- a CDS encoding glycosyltransferase family 1 protein, whose translation MSRPTLLVVDVSPLWELQFTGIANVVYEITKRLLPGAPHFDVRFSVFHRMIDHAIIEQCVRERSGQALRHLFEDAGSLTMSVDMAAEHDGPTAALFLHIKPERGKFDFEAQLYYDFSFLSVPECHHQDTIDYHLKALNEQVQSSDCIFTISQSVANDLGFYFAFPEERTTVALLGYHLDIPSTWEFVARFGSEPVEPYFICVGSIEPRKNVRLVLAWLARNPEMLQRFRFLFVGRDAWGESFAELVGEAGLANAVSAGRLLHVGYVNEAQKTALMMGARGLIYPSLFEGFGLPVLEAMALGIPVAASCTTSVPEVLGPDGIYFDPYSVESFNGAMTQLIGELGTDAGRERTLQLQRRAGRFSYDETYRVIMDRLHQLVTAQDSR comes from the coding sequence GTGAGCCGGCCAACCCTTCTCGTCGTCGACGTCTCTCCGCTGTGGGAGCTGCAGTTCACCGGCATTGCCAACGTCGTGTATGAAATCACCAAGCGCCTGCTTCCGGGTGCACCCCACTTCGACGTCCGCTTCAGCGTCTTTCACCGGATGATCGACCACGCGATCATCGAGCAGTGCGTTCGCGAACGATCGGGGCAGGCCCTGCGGCACCTCTTCGAGGATGCTGGCAGCCTCACCATGTCCGTCGACATGGCGGCGGAACATGACGGGCCGACCGCGGCCCTGTTCCTGCACATCAAGCCCGAGCGTGGTAAGTTCGATTTCGAAGCCCAGCTGTACTACGATTTCTCGTTCCTGAGCGTGCCCGAGTGCCACCACCAGGATACGATCGATTATCACCTCAAGGCATTGAACGAGCAGGTGCAGTCGAGCGACTGCATCTTCACCATCTCGCAGTCGGTCGCGAATGACCTGGGCTTTTATTTCGCCTTCCCGGAGGAGCGCACGACGGTCGCGCTGCTTGGCTACCACCTCGACATTCCCTCGACCTGGGAGTTCGTCGCCCGGTTCGGAAGCGAGCCAGTCGAGCCCTATTTCATCTGCGTCGGCTCGATCGAACCGCGCAAGAATGTCCGGCTGGTTCTGGCCTGGCTCGCCCGCAATCCGGAAATGCTGCAGCGTTTCCGCTTCCTGTTCGTCGGCCGTGACGCCTGGGGCGAATCCTTTGCCGAGCTGGTTGGCGAAGCCGGCCTTGCGAACGCCGTCAGCGCTGGCCGGCTCCTGCACGTCGGCTATGTCAACGAGGCGCAGAAGACCGCGCTGATGATGGGTGCCCGCGGCCTCATCTACCCGTCGCTGTTCGAAGGCTTCGGCCTGCCCGTGCTGGAGGCCATGGCGCTGGGCATTCCCGTGGCCGCCAGCTGCACGACATCGGTGCCGGAGGTGCTCGGACCCGACGGCATCTATTTCGATCCCTATTCTGTGGAATCGTTCAACGGCGCGATGACGCAGCTGATCGGGGAACTCGGCACCGATGCTGGCCGGGAACGCACCCTCCAGCTGCAGCGCCGCGCCGGCCGGTTCAGCTATGATGAGACCTACCGGGTCATCATGGATCGGCTTCATCAGCTCGTCACGGCTCAGGACAGCCGCTGA
- a CDS encoding glycosyltransferase, whose amino-acid sequence MNREYLLSSAIGQQRIPTFADRGRTGFGAAHYSWSIVADMYRRGLAEIRRVAPIDAPDIYQHPIAMQTRGIPAEAIHLASKPVELLRPLFGRTNVAIQLWEFAELSERAIEGDPRTNQVRMLKTMDAVWCASSFTQQSLAAYGINSFHLPPPVTYGREHRCEPIDQVAAVTLDSKLYAPSPMTTLGELGIGSGDRDIYLAVLAPFDKRKNLRALLDGFLASKAARTGTLLIKLILDNVVTSLPNINHILADDFELEATSPAVVFCGEYLSTPQMNSLYDLAAFFVSSSAAEGLNLPLIESMARGVPAISSSRTAMNDYVSEERAIVLKAIRQPTMGDIHALGPDLKTTFYPPTSAAITAAFDHAADLGTEQRKALGAKGATFVNTAFGLELFEQRVTAFEGTLA is encoded by the coding sequence GTGAATAGAGAATACCTGCTCAGCAGTGCCATCGGTCAGCAGCGGATCCCGACGTTCGCCGATCGCGGCCGCACCGGGTTCGGCGCCGCACATTATTCCTGGTCGATCGTGGCCGACATGTATCGGCGTGGCCTGGCCGAAATTCGCCGGGTCGCGCCGATCGATGCGCCCGACATCTACCAGCACCCGATCGCCATGCAGACCCGCGGCATTCCGGCGGAAGCGATCCACCTTGCGAGCAAGCCGGTGGAGCTGTTGCGGCCGCTGTTCGGCCGAACCAACGTTGCCATCCAGTTGTGGGAATTCGCCGAACTCAGCGAGCGCGCGATCGAGGGCGACCCGCGCACCAACCAGGTGCGAATGCTCAAGACGATGGACGCGGTCTGGTGCGCCAGCAGCTTCACGCAACAAAGCCTGGCCGCGTACGGCATCAACAGCTTCCACCTGCCGCCGCCGGTGACTTACGGTCGTGAGCACAGGTGCGAGCCGATTGACCAGGTCGCCGCCGTAACCCTCGACAGCAAGCTTTACGCACCGTCGCCGATGACGACCTTGGGCGAGCTGGGGATCGGGTCCGGCGACCGGGATATCTACCTTGCGGTGCTGGCTCCGTTCGACAAGCGCAAGAACCTTCGAGCGCTGCTCGACGGCTTCCTGGCGAGCAAGGCGGCAAGGACCGGGACCCTGCTGATCAAGCTGATCCTCGACAATGTCGTAACCAGCCTGCCCAACATCAATCACATCCTGGCCGATGATTTCGAGCTTGAGGCCACCAGTCCAGCGGTGGTCTTCTGCGGCGAGTATCTGTCGACGCCGCAGATGAACAGCCTGTACGACCTTGCCGCCTTCTTCGTGTCGTCGTCGGCGGCCGAGGGGCTCAACCTGCCGCTAATCGAGTCCATGGCACGAGGGGTCCCGGCGATCTCGTCGAGCCGCACCGCGATGAACGACTATGTCTCCGAGGAGCGGGCAATCGTCCTCAAGGCAATACGCCAGCCTACGATGGGCGATATTCATGCCCTCGGACCCGACCTCAAGACGACCTTCTATCCGCCGACCAGCGCCGCCATCACCGCGGCCTTCGATCACGCGGCGGACCTAGGGACCGAGCAGCGCAAGGCGCTCGGCGCCAAGGGCGCCACCTTCGTCAACACCGCGTTTGGGCTGGAGCTGTTCGAGCAGCGCGTGACGGCATTCGAAGGCACCCTCGCGTGA
- a CDS encoding GDP-mannose 4,6-dehydratase produces MSSAADPARRVLVTGLTGFTGRYLQPLLIAAGSHVHGLVHRAEEDDAASSAALHVADLADRERLAEVVSLVRPTHVVHLAAVAFVAHGDVRAMYETNLLGSRNLLEALAGAPTRPQLVLMASSANIYGNAHEGVLDESLPPAPANDYGVSKLAVEALSRTYSDRLPITLVRPFNYTGRGQAENFLIPKIVAHARAGATRIELGNLDVARDFSDVRTVVDAYARLLDRPDLAGSTFNVCSGKAVSLREVVDAVVAITGQPMEMVVNPAFVRANEVRTLSGSAARLEAAIGPLKSIPLAETLRWMLED; encoded by the coding sequence ATGAGTAGCGCGGCCGACCCGGCCCGGCGCGTTCTGGTCACCGGCCTGACCGGCTTCACCGGGCGCTACCTGCAGCCGCTGCTGATTGCGGCCGGATCTCACGTGCATGGGCTTGTGCACCGGGCCGAGGAGGATGACGCTGCGAGCTCGGCGGCCCTCCATGTGGCCGACCTGGCCGATCGCGAGCGGCTGGCAGAGGTCGTCTCCCTCGTGAGGCCGACCCACGTTGTCCATCTGGCGGCGGTGGCGTTTGTTGCGCATGGAGACGTGCGCGCGATGTACGAGACCAACCTGCTTGGCTCGCGCAACCTGCTGGAGGCGCTGGCCGGCGCGCCTACCCGGCCGCAACTGGTGCTGATGGCGAGCAGCGCCAACATTTACGGAAATGCGCATGAAGGCGTGCTCGACGAAAGCCTGCCTCCTGCGCCGGCCAATGATTATGGCGTCTCCAAGCTGGCGGTGGAGGCGCTGTCCCGAACCTACTCCGACCGGCTCCCGATCACGCTCGTCCGTCCGTTCAACTACACGGGTCGCGGCCAGGCCGAGAATTTCCTCATCCCCAAGATCGTCGCCCATGCCCGTGCGGGTGCGACCCGGATCGAGCTTGGCAACCTGGATGTGGCACGTGACTTCTCGGATGTGCGAACGGTGGTCGATGCCTACGCACGGCTGCTCGACCGGCCGGACCTTGCAGGGAGCACTTTCAATGTCTGCTCCGGCAAGGCCGTAAGCCTGCGCGAGGTCGTCGATGCGGTCGTGGCCATCACCGGCCAACCGATGGAGATGGTGGTCAACCCGGCATTCGTGCGTGCCAACGAGGTCCGCACCCTCAGCGGCTCGGCGGCGCGCCTCGAAGCCGCCATCGGGCCGCTGAAATCCATTCCGCTGGCCGAGACGCTTCGCTGGATGCTGGAAGATTGA
- a CDS encoding glycosyltransferase family 1 protein has product MDVALWGDALQPQLTGIGRYTLELLRGLPDDPRVDSVATWARQRLVEEPELLLTEGKLGRRPKLVRPLLRWSDRRRLKNRLFHGPNYFLPDFVERGIVTVHDLSVLRFPETHPAERLRQFARDLPRSLDRAEHVITDTETVRQEVIAEFGLAPARVTAVPLGVSANFRPATILEVAEPLARYGLDAGGYALSVSTIEPRKKIAELVAAWRLLPTDLRRQFPLVLAGAKGWRDAELLAAIDRGAAEGWLKLLGYVPEEDLPALYAGARLFIYPSIYEGFGLPPLEAMASGVPVVVANRSCLPEVCGDAAFFVDPDDVESFAGALAHALTDEADRCRKVTQGSARATSYDWGRCIRETVDVYSTLGR; this is encoded by the coding sequence ATGGATGTCGCGCTCTGGGGCGACGCCCTCCAGCCGCAGCTGACGGGGATAGGCCGGTACACGCTCGAACTGCTGCGCGGCCTGCCGGACGATCCGAGGGTCGATTCGGTCGCAACCTGGGCGCGGCAGCGGCTGGTCGAGGAGCCGGAACTGCTGCTGACCGAGGGCAAACTTGGGCGGCGGCCCAAGCTCGTTCGACCGCTGCTGCGCTGGTCCGATCGACGCCGCTTGAAAAACCGGCTGTTCCACGGCCCCAACTACTTCCTTCCGGATTTCGTCGAGCGGGGGATCGTGACCGTGCACGACCTCTCGGTGTTGCGCTTTCCCGAAACCCACCCGGCCGAGCGCCTGAGGCAATTTGCGCGTGATCTGCCACGCTCGCTTGACCGCGCGGAACACGTCATCACCGATACGGAGACGGTCAGGCAGGAAGTCATCGCGGAGTTCGGGCTCGCACCGGCCAGGGTCACTGCGGTTCCGCTCGGAGTCAGCGCGAACTTCCGTCCGGCGACCATCCTCGAAGTCGCCGAGCCGCTGGCGAGATATGGCCTCGATGCTGGCGGATACGCGCTCAGCGTTTCAACCATCGAGCCGCGCAAGAAGATCGCGGAACTTGTTGCCGCCTGGCGCCTGCTGCCCACGGACTTGCGCCGGCAATTTCCACTGGTGCTGGCGGGCGCGAAGGGTTGGCGCGACGCCGAATTGCTTGCCGCGATCGACAGGGGCGCCGCGGAAGGATGGCTGAAGCTGCTGGGCTATGTGCCCGAGGAGGACCTGCCTGCCCTTTACGCCGGCGCACGCCTGTTCATCTACCCGAGCATCTACGAGGGGTTCGGCCTCCCGCCGCTGGAGGCGATGGCCAGTGGGGTGCCGGTGGTGGTCGCCAATCGGTCCTGCCTGCCCGAGGTGTGCGGCGACGCCGCCTTCTTCGTCGATCCCGACGATGTCGAGAGCTTTGCCGGAGCGCTTGCGCACGCCCTTACGGACGAGGCCGACCGATGCAGAAAAGTGACGCAAGGCTCCGCAAGAGCGACCAGCTACGATTGGGGGCGGTGCATCCGCGAGACGGTTGACGTATATTCCACACTTGGCCGCTAA
- a CDS encoding FkbM family methyltransferase encodes MNFTSYAQNFEDVLLWRALGHIGRGRYLDIGAQDPEIDSVSLGFYEHAWRGVHVEPTAAYAQKIREKRPDEIVIEAAVSTAEGPITFYEFAGTGLSTGVSEIAEAHDAGGFERSEVLVPTIRLSQLLDRAELYHWMKIDVEGMEADALASWDDHPARPWVVVVEATEPNSQERTDHLWRGQLEDRGYEDVYFDGLSRYFLHQSQGELKQAFAIQPNIFDGFVVGEHHFVAREMLARLNEAEGKAAASAALATAIETEAATLRHLHAERVHEVEQVRKQLLESHDERLAADERARDALNRMHGEEIALRIELARLEERAAAPAAEIQRLCQQLEQASVRLAEVEDRRSREVALANEQRLEVEARAERARQALEELHSAERVEFQRQALEQLALAEQRVQAERERANEALETVRAQAEAERRALHGAMEQLPGVAEQEQPQAFQSDIPGAGHPYSRAASLPELLGLHGADFIRCAYVTLLGREADPEGERHYGAALRAGATKLDILWQLRRSPEGRKHDPGIAGLDAELRRARRARLPLVGGLFPDSRLEPQRGGSQPVNALHDEIGRLSGQLRANEASIRSLEASVAEQRALIAQVAAEQREAELRAAATPEVPAITIEQIIGTFENPLRE; translated from the coding sequence ATGAACTTCACTTCTTATGCCCAGAACTTCGAGGATGTGCTGCTGTGGCGGGCACTCGGCCACATCGGACGTGGCCGATATCTCGACATCGGTGCTCAGGATCCGGAGATCGATTCCGTCAGCCTTGGCTTCTACGAGCATGCCTGGCGCGGCGTGCACGTCGAGCCGACCGCCGCTTATGCGCAGAAGATCAGGGAGAAGCGGCCTGACGAAATCGTGATCGAGGCCGCGGTCAGTACGGCTGAGGGTCCCATTACCTTCTACGAGTTCGCGGGTACCGGGCTTTCCACCGGGGTCAGCGAGATCGCCGAGGCGCACGATGCTGGCGGCTTCGAGCGCAGCGAAGTCTTGGTACCCACGATCCGGCTTAGCCAATTGCTCGACCGGGCCGAGTTGTACCATTGGATGAAGATCGACGTCGAGGGGATGGAGGCGGACGCCCTCGCCAGCTGGGACGATCATCCCGCGCGCCCGTGGGTGGTGGTGGTCGAGGCGACCGAGCCCAATAGCCAAGAGCGCACTGACCATCTTTGGCGGGGGCAACTTGAGGACCGTGGCTATGAGGATGTCTATTTCGACGGCCTCTCCCGCTACTTCCTGCACCAGTCCCAAGGTGAGCTGAAGCAGGCGTTCGCCATTCAGCCGAACATCTTCGACGGCTTCGTTGTCGGCGAACATCATTTCGTGGCCCGCGAAATGCTCGCACGGTTGAATGAGGCGGAGGGCAAGGCTGCCGCCAGCGCGGCACTGGCTACGGCGATCGAGACCGAGGCGGCGACCCTGCGCCACCTCCATGCGGAGCGCGTGCACGAGGTCGAGCAGGTACGAAAGCAGCTGCTGGAGTCGCATGACGAACGGCTGGCCGCCGACGAACGCGCCCGCGATGCCCTGAACCGGATGCACGGCGAGGAAATCGCACTCCGGATCGAACTGGCCCGGCTGGAGGAACGCGCGGCCGCCCCCGCTGCCGAGATTCAGCGGCTGTGCCAACAGCTTGAACAAGCGTCGGTGCGTCTTGCCGAGGTGGAGGATCGCCGTTCGCGCGAAGTTGCGCTCGCCAATGAACAGCGGCTGGAAGTGGAGGCCAGGGCGGAGCGCGCTCGCCAGGCTCTGGAGGAGCTTCATTCGGCCGAACGGGTCGAGTTCCAGCGCCAGGCGCTGGAGCAGCTGGCGCTGGCCGAGCAACGCGTGCAGGCGGAACGGGAGCGCGCCAACGAGGCGCTCGAGACGGTGAGGGCTCAAGCGGAGGCGGAGCGCAGGGCGCTCCATGGAGCCATGGAGCAATTGCCGGGCGTAGCGGAGCAGGAGCAACCGCAGGCATTTCAATCCGACATTCCCGGTGCAGGCCATCCGTATTCGCGGGCGGCGAGCTTGCCGGAGTTGCTCGGATTGCATGGCGCGGATTTCATTCGCTGCGCTTATGTCACGCTGCTCGGTCGAGAAGCGGACCCTGAGGGTGAACGGCATTATGGCGCAGCTCTTCGAGCGGGCGCCACCAAGCTCGATATCCTGTGGCAGCTTCGTCGCTCGCCCGAAGGCCGCAAGCATGATCCCGGCATCGCGGGCCTTGATGCAGAGCTGCGCCGGGCCCGCCGCGCCAGGCTTCCGCTCGTCGGAGGGTTGTTTCCGGACTCGCGCCTTGAACCTCAACGCGGCGGCTCTCAGCCGGTGAATGCGCTGCACGATGAGATCGGACGCCTAAGCGGTCAGTTGAGGGCGAATGAAGCGTCGATCCGGTCGCTGGAGGCCAGCGTCGCCGAACAACGCGCGCTGATCGCCCAGGTCGCGGCTGAGCAGCGCGAAGCCGAGCTGCGTGCCGCGGCAACGCCTGAGGTCCCGGCCATCACCATCGAGCAGATCATCGGCACGTTCGAGAACCCGCTTCGTGAATAG